A part of Paraburkholderia azotifigens genomic DNA contains:
- a CDS encoding Rrf2 family transcriptional regulator has product MHLTVYTDYTLRVMMYLALKYPDGGVATIDEIAGAYGISRNHLTKIIHELSRAGFIETTRGRAGGASLRRAPEQISVGEIVRVAEKDFSVVRCHDMTVAHDCAIYPACNLRRRLYRAVDAFLHELDTMTLREAIAAPTVAVTVLGIAQRRELVSDAVSVSRPRGGTNRRAGARQ; this is encoded by the coding sequence ATGCACCTCACCGTCTACACCGATTACACGCTTCGAGTGATGATGTATCTGGCTCTGAAGTACCCGGACGGCGGCGTTGCAACGATCGACGAAATCGCGGGAGCCTACGGGATTTCGCGCAATCACCTGACGAAAATCATCCACGAGCTCAGTCGCGCCGGCTTTATCGAGACCACGCGCGGCCGGGCCGGCGGCGCCAGCCTGAGACGCGCGCCCGAGCAGATTTCGGTAGGGGAAATCGTGCGTGTCGCCGAGAAAGATTTTTCCGTCGTGCGTTGCCACGATATGACCGTCGCGCACGACTGCGCGATTTATCCGGCCTGCAACCTCAGACGCAGGCTGTACCGGGCGGTCGACGCCTTTCTCCACGAGCTCGACACCATGACACTGCGAGAGGCCATCGCGGCGCCTACGGTGGCGGTGACTGTCCTCGGCATAGCTCAGCGCCGCGAGTTGGTGTCGGATGCCGTGTCAGTGTCGCGCCCGCGTGGCGGTACGAACCGCCGCGCTGGAGCCAGGCAATGA
- a CDS encoding cytochrome b, translating into MKHVSRYPLSISLLHWLLAVALIGNLIIGWMLDDREDLLALHKSIGIVILGLVSVRVANRLRVRRRLPPSTNPAGTPAYLAEKTAHHLLYVLMIAIPLLGWMKTNAAGHVASCFGLFSLPTLLPKSHELSHWLGELHALAAYGLAALVGLHVLGALAHRVLKSENILPRILPFTRRVEQKMPTSDRG; encoded by the coding sequence ATGAAACATGTGTCCCGCTATCCTTTATCGATCAGTCTGCTGCACTGGCTGCTGGCCGTCGCGCTGATCGGCAATCTGATCATCGGCTGGATGCTCGACGACAGGGAGGATCTGCTCGCATTGCACAAGTCGATCGGCATCGTCATCCTCGGGCTGGTGTCGGTCCGTGTCGCGAACCGGTTGCGCGTGCGGCGTCGGCTGCCGCCGTCGACCAATCCGGCCGGAACGCCGGCTTACCTCGCCGAGAAGACCGCCCATCACCTGCTCTACGTGCTGATGATCGCCATTCCCCTGCTCGGTTGGATGAAGACCAATGCGGCCGGACACGTGGCCAGTTGCTTCGGGCTCTTCTCGCTGCCAACGCTGCTACCGAAAAGCCACGAATTGTCGCACTGGTTGGGGGAACTGCATGCGCTGGCGGCCTATGGGCTGGCCGCACTAGTCGGATTGCATGTACTGGGGGCGCTGGCGCACCGGGTACTCAAGTCGGAAAACATTCTTCCCCGGATCCTGCCTTTCACCAGGCGCGTCGAGCAGAAGATGCCAACGAGCGATCGTGGTTGA
- a CDS encoding AraC family transcriptional regulator encodes MEEQLSELRKLAAHAQNRRTETGIPRVAMVRGAVPEHELAAVYEPMVNLILQGGKSMTVGGQTLHYDPATYFVMSVDLPAAGIVRSSESGAPYLAVSLTLDPALIAGLLSDLPDAAGPVRGNAGFSVAAVTAELLDAWVRMLRLMTHPADIPALAPAYEREILYRVLQGPMGWMLHDIATPDTALSRINRIIQRIRRDYAHPLRMHELAEDAAMSVSAFHRHFKAVTTLSPLQYQKQIRLLQARTRLITAGHSVTTAAHEVGYESPTQFSREYARAFGLPPAKDAARIIAGLRPELRR; translated from the coding sequence ATGGAAGAACAATTGAGCGAACTGCGGAAGTTGGCCGCCCACGCGCAGAACCGTCGGACCGAGACAGGCATCCCACGCGTGGCGATGGTGCGGGGTGCCGTGCCGGAGCACGAGCTGGCGGCTGTCTATGAACCCATGGTCAACCTGATCCTTCAAGGCGGCAAATCCATGACAGTCGGCGGTCAAACCCTGCACTACGATCCCGCCACGTATTTCGTCATGTCCGTCGATCTTCCTGCCGCCGGCATCGTGCGCAGCAGCGAATCGGGTGCCCCCTATCTGGCGGTGAGCCTGACCCTCGACCCGGCACTGATCGCCGGCTTGCTCTCGGACCTGCCAGACGCTGCCGGGCCGGTTCGCGGAAACGCGGGGTTTTCGGTCGCCGCAGTGACAGCGGAGTTGCTGGATGCATGGGTCCGCATGCTACGTTTGATGACGCATCCTGCCGATATTCCTGCGCTGGCACCGGCCTACGAACGCGAGATTCTCTACCGAGTGCTGCAGGGGCCGATGGGCTGGATGCTGCATGACATTGCCACGCCGGATACCGCACTGTCGCGAATCAATCGGATCATCCAGCGTATCCGCCGGGATTACGCGCACCCCCTGCGGATGCACGAACTCGCCGAAGACGCGGCGATGAGCGTGTCGGCGTTTCACCGTCACTTCAAAGCTGTTACCACGCTCAGCCCACTGCAGTACCAGAAACAGATTCGCCTGCTTCAGGCGCGCACACGCCTCATCACCGCCGGCCACAGTGTCACTACGGCGGCGCATGAAGTCGGCTACGAGAGTCCCACGCAGTTCAGTCGCGAATATGCTCGGGCGTTCGGATTGCCGCCTGCGAAGGACGCTGCTCGAATCATTGCAGGCTTGAGGCCTGAACTGCGACGCTAA
- a CDS encoding carboxymuconolactone decarboxylase family protein, translating to MMENSMYPQPSPEIARQRRELAPESLAAFRAFSSSVFADGALPAKTKQLIAVAVAHVTQCPYCIRGHTKEALKAGASEKEIMEAIWVAAEMRAGAAYAHSALALDVMREEGQSREALQNRTTRLSPNDVT from the coding sequence ATGATGGAAAACTCAATGTATCCGCAGCCAAGCCCGGAAATTGCCAGACAACGCCGGGAACTCGCACCCGAATCCCTCGCTGCGTTCAGGGCTTTCAGTAGCAGTGTTTTCGCTGACGGCGCGCTGCCGGCTAAGACGAAGCAACTGATTGCGGTGGCCGTCGCGCACGTAACGCAGTGTCCCTATTGCATCCGTGGACATACGAAGGAGGCCCTGAAGGCTGGCGCATCGGAGAAGGAGATCATGGAGGCAATCTGGGTCGCAGCCGAGATGCGTGCGGGCGCAGCTTACGCGCATTCTGCACTCGCGCTCGACGTGATGAGGGAAGAAGGGCAGTCGCGTGAGGCCTTGCAAAATCGGACGACGAGACTTTCGCCTAACGACGTCACGTGA
- a CDS encoding cytochrome b562, with product MAMLPFHPHFRTLLCVSLLVAAPLAHAGEIKTLMKDMKLAMQGALSSTTMPELRGYVTRLESDAQRASSQPYRSDQSTYDEGMRSLQQELTEVDRAIQADDMNAAKRALHRINGTRKHYHDLLS from the coding sequence ATGGCCATGCTGCCGTTCCACCCCCATTTCCGCACGTTGCTGTGCGTCTCGCTGCTTGTGGCCGCGCCGCTGGCCCATGCAGGCGAGATCAAGACACTGATGAAGGACATGAAGTTAGCCATGCAGGGCGCGCTGTCCAGTACCACGATGCCCGAGCTGCGCGGCTACGTGACCAGACTCGAAAGCGACGCGCAGCGGGCAAGCAGTCAGCCCTATCGCAGCGACCAATCCACCTACGACGAAGGCATGCGGTCGCTGCAGCAGGAATTGACCGAGGTCGACCGTGCAATCCAGGCAGACGACATGAACGCCGCCAAGCGCGCATTGCACCGGATTAACGGTACGAGGAAGCATTATCACGACCTGCTGAGCTGA
- a CDS encoding helix-turn-helix domain-containing protein: protein MLTTTVPQRSPTSVAHHELLARPGEQGRWTADIGCKTCAMAELRTRSAIDTLAHDRLNDAVQCVRTVNRGHALYRPGDSFGSIYAVRAGSFKTVVMHREGHEQVTGFGIVGDTLGIDGIASGRHACEAIALEDSSVCVMPFELLEMLCREVRAIQHHVHQMLGAEIVRESTHMMLLGTTTAEERVATFLADLSQRWQARGYSAAAFMLKMTREEIGSYLGLKLETVSRMLSKLQGRRLIEVHGKDLRILDIEGLQRLATDICISPSRIQQGAGGRASYAPETRLSESRPGGQ from the coding sequence ATGCTGACCACAACCGTACCCCAGAGAAGCCCCACTTCTGTCGCCCACCATGAACTGCTCGCACGGCCGGGCGAACAAGGGAGGTGGACGGCCGACATCGGCTGCAAGACGTGTGCGATGGCAGAACTGCGCACACGCAGCGCAATTGACACCTTGGCCCACGATCGGCTCAACGATGCTGTGCAGTGCGTCCGTACCGTGAACCGCGGGCATGCCTTGTATCGACCGGGAGACAGCTTCGGAAGCATCTATGCAGTCCGCGCGGGTTCGTTCAAGACCGTGGTCATGCATCGCGAGGGGCACGAGCAGGTCACGGGCTTCGGCATCGTTGGCGACACGCTCGGCATCGATGGCATTGCCAGCGGCAGACACGCTTGCGAGGCGATCGCGCTGGAAGACAGTTCCGTGTGTGTGATGCCGTTCGAACTGCTCGAGATGCTGTGCCGCGAAGTGAGGGCGATCCAGCACCATGTGCACCAGATGCTGGGTGCCGAGATCGTGCGCGAGTCCACCCACATGATGCTGCTCGGCACCACGACGGCGGAAGAGCGGGTGGCCACCTTTCTCGCCGACCTTTCGCAGCGCTGGCAGGCACGCGGCTACTCCGCTGCCGCGTTCATGCTGAAGATGACGCGCGAGGAAATTGGCAGCTACCTCGGGTTGAAGCTCGAGACGGTCAGCCGGATGTTGTCGAAATTGCAGGGGCGCCGGCTGATAGAGGTGCACGGCAAGGATCTCCGGATTCTGGATATTGAAGGGTTGCAGAGGCTGGCGACAGACATTTGCATTTCTCCCTCCCGGATTCAGCAGGGCGCTGGCGGGCGCGCGAGTTACGCACCTGAGACTCGCTTGTCAGAAAGTCGGCCAGGAGGACAGTGA
- a CDS encoding succinate dehydrogenase iron-sulfur subunit codes for MSETRIFEIFRYDPDRDSKPYMQTYEIEVTPNDRMLLDLLVRLKAQDETLSFRRSCREGVCGSDAMNINRKNGLACITNLNDIPRHTVLRPLPGLPVVRDLIVDMTAFFKQYHSIKPYLINDTPPPERERRQTPEERDQLDGLYECILCACCSSACPSYWWNPDKYVGPAGLLQAYRFLVDSRDEVTGERLDNLNDPYRLFRCRTILNCTDVCPKGLNPAKAIGEIRTMLARRMI; via the coding sequence GTGAGTGAAACGAGAATCTTTGAGATTTTCCGCTACGATCCAGACCGGGATTCCAAGCCGTACATGCAAACGTACGAGATAGAGGTAACTCCGAATGACCGGATGTTGCTCGACTTACTTGTCCGACTCAAGGCACAGGACGAGACGCTAAGCTTTCGGCGTTCGTGTCGCGAAGGCGTGTGCGGCTCAGATGCGATGAACATCAACCGCAAGAATGGGCTCGCCTGCATAACCAACCTTAACGACATCCCCCGCCACACCGTTCTGCGTCCACTGCCGGGATTGCCCGTCGTTCGCGACCTGATCGTGGACATGACCGCGTTCTTCAAACAGTACCATTCGATCAAGCCTTACCTGATCAACGACACTCCGCCGCCCGAGCGGGAAAGGCGCCAGACGCCGGAGGAACGCGATCAACTCGATGGTCTTTACGAGTGCATCCTGTGCGCGTGCTGTTCCAGTGCATGCCCGTCGTACTGGTGGAATCCAGACAAATATGTTGGTCCCGCCGGGCTCCTGCAAGCCTATCGCTTTCTGGTCGATTCCCGCGACGAGGTCACGGGCGAGCGGCTTGACAATCTTAACGACCCGTACCGCCTTTTCCGTTGCCGGACGATCCTGAATTGCACGGACGTTTGTCCCAAAGGCCTGAATCCGGCAAAGGCGATCGGGGAGATCCGCACCATGCTTGCGCGCCGGATGATCTGA
- a CDS encoding DUF2249 domain-containing protein: MLSQQYVFDARGIARRFRHAAIFGALDALEPGEVMRFVNDHDPLPLLAQVEYHFGPRVDIGYVAREPGNIVIDFTVTAVD, from the coding sequence ATTCTTTCCCAGCAATACGTCTTCGATGCGCGCGGTATTGCGAGACGTTTCCGCCACGCTGCCATTTTCGGCGCGCTTGATGCGCTGGAGCCAGGCGAGGTGATGCGCTTTGTCAACGATCACGACCCACTTCCCCTCCTGGCGCAGGTTGAGTATCACTTCGGGCCGCGCGTGGACATCGGATACGTCGCTCGTGAGCCGGGCAACATCGTGATCGACTTCACGGTGACGGCCGTGGATTGA
- a CDS encoding nuclear transport factor 2 family protein: protein MSEQTDKLCMAADALIAATNAFDVESALPLFTADAVIDDPSTGHRFDGHAGIRGYIEQYFIGYHTVTRLLSIERLGNSHARVRVDFTGDFGHEIGLLEIRVNTYGMIERIDADLE from the coding sequence ATGAGCGAGCAGACAGACAAGCTGTGCATGGCCGCGGACGCCTTGATCGCGGCAACCAATGCGTTCGACGTCGAAAGCGCGCTTCCCCTTTTTACCGCGGATGCGGTGATTGACGATCCGTCCACAGGCCATCGTTTCGACGGCCATGCCGGCATTCGGGGCTATATTGAGCAGTACTTTATCGGCTATCACACCGTGACCCGCTTGCTGTCCATCGAGCGCCTCGGCAATAGCCATGCTCGCGTTCGCGTCGATTTTACTGGGGACTTCGGCCACGAGATCGGCCTTCTGGAAATACGCGTCAACACCTATGGGATGATCGAACGCATCGACGCGGATCTCGAATGA
- a CDS encoding hemerythrin domain-containing protein, translated as MKSDNSLIKPALSFDEPVEMLRACHERIAAQCATLEKLAAHLPLYGPDTQAQQAARNIMRYFDVAGPHHHADEEQDLFPMLIEISRRQCSPVGGRIAFLLDEHRSLEAALVQLRVVLADVADRKTRLLERRRVADFVGAYRAHRPSAAMVARRTITPQWRPRSAAFQEKHPCEIQQTSFPFFPSNTSSMRAVLRDVSATLPFSARLMRWSQAR; from the coding sequence ATGAAGTCCGACAACTCTTTGATCAAGCCCGCGCTCTCTTTCGACGAACCGGTCGAAATGCTCAGGGCGTGCCATGAGCGCATTGCCGCTCAGTGCGCCACGCTCGAGAAGCTCGCGGCACATCTGCCTTTGTATGGCCCGGATACGCAGGCGCAGCAGGCAGCCAGAAACATCATGCGCTATTTCGACGTGGCGGGCCCGCATCACCATGCTGACGAGGAACAGGATCTCTTCCCTATGCTCATTGAGATCAGTCGACGCCAGTGCTCGCCGGTGGGCGGACGGATCGCATTCTTGCTCGACGAGCATCGTTCCCTGGAGGCCGCATTGGTGCAATTGCGCGTCGTGCTCGCCGATGTCGCCGACCGGAAAACAAGGCTGCTCGAACGGCGCCGGGTAGCTGACTTTGTCGGCGCTTACCGCGCTCACAGACCAAGCGCGGCCATGGTGGCCCGACGCACCATCACGCCGCAGTGGCGGCCACGATCGGCCGCCTTTCAGGAGAAACATCCATGCGAAATCCAGCAGACGTCCTTCCCATTCTTTCCCAGCAATACGTCTTCGATGCGCGCGGTATTGCGAGACGTTTCCGCCACGCTGCCATTTTCGGCGCGCTTGATGCGCTGGAGCCAGGCGAGGTGA
- a CDS encoding cupin domain-containing protein yields MAMPRAIQGELIDVRPLGDALRESKSITLMRSDHLEVVRLVLPAGKHIPEHRAPGEITVQCLEGVVKFGTGAGAQLMRNGDMLFLLGGESHWLEAVENASVLVTLYLPHNQ; encoded by the coding sequence ATGGCAATGCCACGAGCGATACAGGGAGAACTGATCGACGTTCGACCACTTGGTGATGCACTGCGGGAGTCGAAATCGATCACCCTCATGCGGTCGGACCACCTCGAGGTCGTTCGGCTTGTGCTTCCGGCAGGCAAGCACATTCCCGAGCACCGGGCGCCGGGGGAAATAACCGTGCAGTGTCTGGAAGGAGTTGTCAAATTCGGCACCGGCGCGGGAGCGCAACTGATGCGCAACGGGGACATGCTATTTCTTCTGGGCGGGGAATCACATTGGCTCGAGGCCGTGGAAAACGCCTCAGTGCTTGTGACCCTTTATCTTCCGCACAATCAATAG
- a CDS encoding DUF2127 domain-containing protein codes for MLWVTREEFAEDSHDLVVNFLLHTVQHLSIGAQKFAAIYLLGHGMIKLWLIVGLLRQRLWYYPVSMIVYGLFIAYQVYRYTFTQSVWLLLGTTLDIVIFALTWHEYRSLRNAQRSAIARS; via the coding sequence GTGCTTTGGGTTACCAGGGAGGAGTTTGCCGAAGACTCCCACGATCTCGTGGTCAACTTTCTACTCCATACTGTCCAGCATCTGTCCATCGGTGCCCAGAAATTTGCTGCGATCTATCTGCTCGGGCACGGCATGATAAAGCTCTGGCTAATCGTCGGCCTCTTGCGACAGAGGCTTTGGTATTACCCTGTCTCGATGATCGTCTACGGCCTGTTTATCGCGTATCAGGTCTACCGATACACATTCACGCAGTCAGTATGGTTGCTGCTCGGGACCACTCTGGACATCGTCATTTTCGCTCTCACATGGCACGAGTACCGATCCCTTCGAAACGCGCAGCGATCAGCCATTGCGCGTTCCTGA
- a CDS encoding SDR family NAD(P)-dependent oxidoreductase encodes MDIIVITGGSRGIGASTALECAQRGLGTILTCNRNPDAAQGVVRQIEDAGGKAVALPLDVADVSSFPAFRNAVEQVLASTWGATRLAGLVNNAGYGLYNPIETVTESEFNGLMNVHLKGPFFLTQTLLPLLRNGASIVNLTSATTRVATAGVAPYATFKGGLEVLTRYMAKEFSERGIRVNSVSPGPIRTELGGGLNAEFEALLSSQTALGRVGEPEDVARAIASLLTEDGGWINAQNIEVAGGYVI; translated from the coding sequence ATGGACATCATCGTTATTACCGGAGGCAGTCGCGGCATCGGCGCCAGTACCGCCCTCGAATGCGCACAGCGCGGACTGGGGACCATCCTCACCTGCAACCGCAACCCGGATGCCGCGCAGGGTGTGGTTCGCCAGATCGAAGATGCAGGCGGCAAGGCCGTCGCCCTGCCGCTGGACGTCGCCGACGTCAGCAGCTTTCCTGCTTTCCGTAACGCGGTGGAGCAGGTGCTGGCATCCACCTGGGGGGCGACTCGACTGGCTGGTCTGGTCAACAACGCCGGCTACGGGCTTTACAACCCCATTGAAACCGTCACTGAGTCCGAGTTCAACGGGCTGATGAATGTGCATCTGAAAGGCCCTTTCTTCCTTACCCAAACGTTGCTGCCGTTGCTGCGCAATGGAGCGAGCATCGTCAACCTGACCAGCGCGACCACGCGGGTGGCCACTGCGGGCGTTGCGCCCTATGCGACTTTCAAGGGCGGCCTGGAAGTACTGACGCGCTATATGGCCAAGGAGTTCAGCGAACGCGGCATCCGGGTCAACTCAGTATCGCCTGGCCCCATTCGGACGGAACTCGGCGGAGGTCTGAACGCTGAGTTCGAAGCGCTGCTTAGCTCGCAGACCGCCCTCGGGCGCGTAGGCGAACCGGAAGACGTCGCACGCGCGATTGCTTCGCTGCTGACTGAGGATGGCGGCTGGATCAATGCCCAGAACATCGAAGTCGCCGGCGGTTACGTCATTTGA
- a CDS encoding copper chaperone, protein MQPVEETDWGTRRLYSVGEGITDAIISVDPDAKVAADVRAKMVDVDSWLFAEEFLVAFYDAGYDVQIAQR, encoded by the coding sequence ATTCAACCGGTCGAGGAAACGGATTGGGGAACTCGCCGCTTATATAGTGTCGGTGAGGGAATCACGGACGCGATCATTTCGGTCGATCCCGATGCGAAAGTCGCTGCCGACGTGCGAGCGAAGATGGTGGACGTAGACTCCTGGCTCTTCGCCGAGGAGTTCCTCGTTGCTTTCTACGATGCCGGATATGACGTCCAGATAGCTCAACGCTAG
- a CDS encoding NnrS family protein, protein MKMHLPRRPFFVSPASELSVLRLGFRPFYLGGALFGVLAMLVWLGALHGIAPAGRMTSLNGILWHAHEMIFGFAAAIVAGFLLTAVRAWTSHETPSGAPLALLWLLWLAGRIAVWFGPEPTAAIVDSAFLPVLMIVLLYVLIPARNRHNIFVPVVLGMLGLLNGVFHVWVLQGRADLALRSADAAVGLLVTLVTIIAGRVTPMFTANAIPGYAFRRWWAIEALAVPLPLLAFAFHALGASAWLVASAAGATAAIHGVRLTGWRSWQVGRRPILAILHAAYAWVPLGFALLALSAVGLVPHSIALHALTVGALGGAIIAMITRTALGHTGRRLVAGSTEIACYCLVIAAAILRVFGPLLAGGWSAWWIDTAGLCWCVAFALYVRQYWPYLVRPRADGKAG, encoded by the coding sequence ATGAAAATGCATCTCCCGCGCCGTCCTTTTTTCGTGTCTCCGGCATCGGAGCTGTCCGTCCTGAGACTCGGCTTCCGGCCGTTTTATCTCGGGGGCGCGCTGTTCGGTGTGCTCGCCATGCTGGTCTGGCTTGGCGCGCTGCATGGCATTGCACCGGCGGGCCGGATGACGTCACTCAACGGTATCCTGTGGCATGCGCACGAAATGATCTTCGGGTTTGCCGCGGCCATCGTTGCCGGTTTCCTGCTGACGGCGGTGCGGGCCTGGACATCGCACGAAACACCATCGGGCGCACCGCTGGCCCTGTTATGGCTTTTGTGGCTGGCTGGACGCATCGCGGTATGGTTCGGCCCGGAGCCGACGGCCGCGATCGTGGATTCGGCGTTTCTGCCGGTCCTGATGATCGTTCTGCTGTACGTGCTCATTCCGGCGCGCAATCGCCACAATATCTTTGTGCCCGTCGTGCTGGGCATGCTTGGCCTTCTGAACGGCGTGTTTCACGTATGGGTGTTGCAGGGACGAGCCGATCTGGCATTGCGCTCTGCTGACGCCGCCGTTGGACTGCTGGTGACGCTCGTCACCATCATCGCCGGTCGCGTCACGCCGATGTTCACGGCTAACGCTATACCCGGCTATGCATTCAGGCGCTGGTGGGCAATTGAAGCGCTGGCCGTGCCGTTGCCGCTGCTGGCGTTTGCGTTCCACGCGCTGGGCGCGAGCGCGTGGCTTGTGGCCAGCGCGGCAGGCGCCACGGCAGCGATCCATGGCGTGCGGCTCACGGGATGGCGCTCGTGGCAGGTCGGCCGCCGGCCGATTCTCGCGATCCTCCATGCGGCCTACGCCTGGGTTCCACTTGGCTTCGCACTGTTGGCGCTGAGCGCGGTCGGACTGGTGCCGCATTCCATCGCGCTGCACGCCCTCACCGTTGGTGCGCTCGGAGGCGCGATCATCGCCATGATCACGCGCACCGCGCTCGGCCATACCGGCAGAAGGCTCGTCGCCGGGTCAACTGAGATTGCCTGTTACTGCCTTGTGATCGCCGCCGCTATCCTGCGCGTTTTCGGCCCGTTGCTCGCGGGTGGCTGGAGTGCCTGGTGGATCGACACTGCCGGCCTGTGCTGGTGCGTGGCGTTCGCGCTGTACGTGCGCCAATACTGGCCCTATCTGGTACGTCCGCGAGCCGACGGCAAGGCTGGCTAA
- the istA gene encoding IS21 family transposase, giving the protein MAYPTLTMRKIREVLRLHFDCGFKQREIARAVGASPTTVGQYVRRMERAGLTWAVSATLSDDELEALLYPPPPQVEGQRPEPHWPTVRRELSRKGVTLDLLWNEYKAEHPDGYAYTWFCTHYSQWASSLPLTLRQTHAPGEKLFVDYSGDRVAIIDAATGEIREAELFVAVLGASNYTYAEATWTQQLPDWIGSHVRAFEFIGGCPEIVVPDNLKSGVHKPSFYDPLINRTYAAMAAHYCVTVLPARSGKPRDKAKVEQGVLLVQRWILARLRKQRFFSLAEANRAIAGLLASLNNKAFKKLPGSRRSAFEELDRPALKALPVLPYQYADWKVARVGIDYHVELTGHYYSVPHRFAREQVDLRYTTSTVEIFHRGKRIAAHAKSDRRGAHTTLNEHMPANHQAVTGWDPQRLRNWADSIGPYTAAVIEHLLGGRQHPQQAYRTCLGVLRLAKDYGNERLEVACCRAIDLKAPGYKFIASTLKNGLDQQPSPTSAQADLPLTHANVRGPNYYH; this is encoded by the coding sequence ATGGCATATCCAACGTTGACCATGCGTAAAATTCGTGAAGTGCTGCGCCTGCATTTCGACTGCGGGTTTAAGCAGCGTGAGATTGCCCGGGCAGTCGGTGCCTCTCCAACGACAGTCGGACAGTATGTGCGGCGCATGGAGCGCGCAGGGCTTACCTGGGCGGTGTCGGCGACGCTGTCCGACGATGAACTCGAAGCGCTGCTGTACCCGCCGCCACCACAGGTCGAGGGGCAGCGGCCCGAACCCCACTGGCCCACCGTCCGTCGCGAGCTCTCGCGCAAGGGCGTCACGCTGGATCTGCTGTGGAACGAGTACAAGGCCGAGCATCCGGACGGCTATGCGTACACGTGGTTCTGCACGCACTACAGCCAGTGGGCCAGCTCGTTGCCCCTGACATTGCGCCAGACGCACGCTCCGGGCGAGAAGCTGTTCGTCGACTACTCCGGCGACAGGGTCGCAATCATCGATGCGGCGACGGGCGAGATCCGTGAGGCGGAGCTCTTCGTCGCAGTGCTCGGCGCGTCGAACTACACGTACGCCGAAGCGACCTGGACGCAGCAGTTGCCGGACTGGATCGGCTCGCACGTGCGTGCGTTCGAATTCATCGGTGGCTGTCCTGAGATTGTCGTGCCGGATAACCTTAAGTCAGGCGTACACAAGCCCAGCTTCTATGATCCGCTGATCAATCGCACCTACGCAGCAATGGCCGCGCATTATTGCGTCACTGTCCTCCCGGCTCGCAGCGGGAAGCCCCGCGACAAGGCAAAGGTTGAACAGGGCGTACTCCTGGTCCAGCGCTGGATTCTCGCCCGGCTGCGCAAGCAGCGCTTCTTCAGTCTGGCCGAGGCGAACCGGGCAATCGCCGGATTGCTCGCCAGCCTGAACAACAAGGCCTTCAAGAAGCTGCCGGGTTCGCGCCGCAGCGCCTTCGAGGAACTTGACCGTCCGGCGCTCAAGGCGTTGCCTGTGCTGCCGTACCAGTACGCCGACTGGAAGGTCGCCCGCGTCGGCATCGACTATCACGTCGAACTGACTGGTCATTACTACTCGGTCCCACATCGCTTTGCGCGCGAACAGGTTGACCTTCGTTACACCACATCGACGGTCGAGATCTTCCATCGCGGCAAGCGTATCGCCGCGCACGCAAAGAGCGACCGGCGCGGCGCCCATACCACGCTCAATGAACACATGCCCGCTAACCATCAGGCCGTCACTGGCTGGGACCCACAGCGCCTGCGCAACTGGGCGGACAGCATCGGCCCATACACCGCCGCAGTCATCGAGCATCTGCTGGGCGGTCGCCAGCATCCGCAGCAGGCCTATCGCACCTGTCTTGGTGTGCTTCGGCTCGCAAAGGACTATGGCAACGAGCGACTTGAGGTGGCCTGCTGCCGCGCCATCGATCTCAAAGCGCCGGGGTACAAGTTCATCGCCTCAACGCTGAAGAACGGTCTGGATCAGCAACCCTCGCCGACATCTGCACAGGCCGACTTACCGCTTACGCACGCCAACGTGCGTGGGCCCAACTACTACCATTGA